In the Sphingobacterium sp. PCS056 genome, AAATGATGTCAATGGCAAGGAACTCAATGAACATCACTATATTCCTGGGCAGGAAGGGTATCGTCAAGCAAATTACAATTATGCATGGTATAATAATCCTTATTTTGCAGCTTACGAACTTAATCAAGTATATGATCAAGACGTATTGCAAGGTCAGACAGCATTAACTTGGCGCGTGACGCCCGATTTCACATTAAAGGGCCGTGCTTCAGCTAGACAAAAAAATGTTTTTCAGGATATGCAGAGTCCTAAGTCTTATATGAACTACGGTGATTCAAGAAATGGTGATTATAAAAATTGGGATAGCAACCAGTTAAATTTTGATGCTGATGTTTTGGCCACTTACAATAAGGAGTTCTCAGATCAGTTTGCACTGACCTTAAATGCAGGGGCTTCAACTTTTAAAAAGACATATCGACAATTGTACCAAACGACAGACGGATTGGTGGTTCCATTTATTTATAGTTTAGGAAATACGCAAGGACCTGCCAAAGCTGAAAGTTTATTTAATGAAAAAGTAGTTCGTAGTGCCTATGCGACGGTAAATTTGAATTTATTTAAATCAACTTATCTTAATCTTTCAGGACGTAATGACTGGTCATCTACTTTTTCTAAACAGAATCAATCTTTTTTCTATCCTTCGGTATCGTTAAGTTCTGTAGTGTCTGACTACTTTAAACTACCGGAACAAATTGATTTTATTAAATTATACAGTTCATGGGCATCAGTTTCATCAGATTTAGATCCGTACAGCATTTTAGCTACCTATAAAAAAGATGTGACATACGGTTCAACACCTTCTGTGACTTATCCTGCCGGTATTGTAAATCCTAATATATTACCACAACAATCTAATTCTTTAGAAGTTGGTGCGGCATTTTCATTATTTAAAAATAGATTGTCAGCAGATGTAACTTATTATGACGTTGTCGATAAAAACCAAATCATTGATCTAAGTATATCACAAGCTACAGCTTTTACCTCACGTAAAGTTAATGGCAATAAGTACCGTACAAAAGGATTAGAGATTTCTCTGACAGGTAATATTGTAAAACAGCAACAGTTTTCGTGGACTTCAACTGTTAATTGGTCGAGAGCAGTAAGGAGATTGGAGGAGATATACAATGACCAACCTAAAATGGGGAACTTAAAAAAGGGTGATCGTGCCGATAGTTATTATGCAACTGTCTGGGAGAAGTCGGCCGATGGACAATTGGTTCTTAATGCCAATACAGGTATGCCAATCCGTAATCCATTTCCGCAATATTTAGGATATTTTCAACCCGATTGGCAATTTGGTTTTGCTAATAGGTTTAAGGTCAAGAATTTTACGGTGAATATAGATGTCGATGGATCTATTGGAGGAGTCATGAATTCGACTACAATCGAAAAGATGTGGTGGGGAGGGAAACATCCTTCTTCTGTACTGTATAGACAAGAAGAATATGATGCTGGAAAACCTATTTATGTACCTGAAGGCGTAATCGTCACAGGTGGTGAACTGACCAGAGATGTCAATGGTAATATTACTTCTGATACGCGTACCTACGCCCAAAATACTCGGGCTGTTGATTGGCAGGCTTGGAGTCAAAACTACCCATATCAAGCCCGTGTCACAGAAGCAGAAAATAAACTCTTTGCCAATGTATTTGATCGTTCATTTGTTAAACTCCGTAGAGTATCTGTTGGTTATGATGTCAACAAAATATTCAAATTAAAACATCTGAAAGCTTTAGATGCTTCTGTATTTGGTTACAACTTAGCTATGTGGAAAAAAGTACCCTACCTAGATCCTGATTTTGGAGTAGGAAATGACGGTAATCTGCAAGATCCATCTACACGATATATTGGTTTATCTCTTGATTTTAAATTTTAAACGATTCATAATATGAAACTTGTTTTCAAACATATAATATTTGCGTTGGTTCTGTTTGCAGGAGCAGGATTACAGTCATGCGAAAAATTGACAGATGTTAATAATAATCCTAACGAAGCATTGATCACTCATCCGCAGGCATTGTTGACCAAGGTGGAATGGGATGCTTTTCGTACTTGGCATGGTACTTCTCCTTTATATGCATTAAAAATGATTGTGCAGACTGATGGTGAAAATGCTAATCAAATCTATAACTGGCAGAGGGGAAGTTTTGAGCAGTATGGTTTTCTGCGTAACGTCACCAAGATGATTGAAGAAGCTGAAAAGATTGGGACGACTAATTACATTGCTTTAGCTAAATTTTTCAGGGCTTATTATTTCTATAATTTAACTTTGACTTTTGGTGATATTCCGTATTCGGAAGCGACAAAAGGAGAAAATGGTTCTTTATACATCCCAAAGTATGATACTCAAAAAGAGGTTTTTGTTGGAATTTTGAAAGAATTGGACGAAGCTAATAATTTATTAAAGTCAAATAATAACCCCATTAATGGAGATATTATTTATGCAGGAAATTCTGAAAAATGGCGCAAGCTGATCAATTCATTTCGATTGAAAGTTTTACTTACCCTATCCCGTAAAAGTGCTGACTTTCCTGTAGATATCAAATCTGAGTTTGCAAAGATTTATAATGGAGAGACTTTGATCACCAATGCCGCAGGATCTGATGATGGACAGCTAATTTTTTTAAATCAAGAAGGCAATCGGTATCCTGAATTCAATTCTAGCGGTTATGGATCGGGTATGTACATGGACTCCACATTTATCCAGCGATTGCAGGCTCATAAAGATCCACGCTTATTTGTTTTAGCTACGCAAACACGTTTAGGAAAAGAAGCTGGTAAGGCACTAGATGATTTTAGTTCTTACGAAGGAGGTGATCCAATTGTACCTTATGCTGACGTCAATGAAAAAGCTGTAAAAGGCAAATTGTCTAAGGTACACGAGCGCTTTTATAAAGATCCAACTGCCGAACCTCTGGTTTTAATGGGATATTCGGAGTTACAATTTATCATTGCTGAGGCAATAGTAAGAGGATGGATTACAGGGAATGATAAAGAATGTTATGTGAATGGCATCAAGGCATCTTTTAAATTTTATGAGAATTATGCCAAAAATTTAAATGCTTATGTTGATGCAACTCGTGTAGAGAGTTATTTGTCACAAAAATTGGTTAATTTGGATAACGCAAATAATTCGGAAGAAAAGCTGGAACGTATCCTAATGCAAAAGTACTTACGTTCTTTTCATCAAGGAGGCTATACCGCCTATTTTGATCATTTAAGAACAGGTTATCCAAGCTTACTTAAAGCCGATAACGTAAAGATAGCTTATCGTTGGATGTATCCTCAGGATGAATACAATAATAATACGGTGCAAGTCTCTGAAGCGATAAAACGTCAGTTTTCAGGCAATGATAATATAAACTTACAGACTTGGTGGTTGAAATAATGGAATCTCGAAGACAATTTATAAAAAAAGCGTCAGCATTGGCTGGCGCTACAGCAGTCGTTAATTGGTTACCTGAATCAATTCAACGCGCATTAGCAATTGAAGCACCATCGGGATCAACCTATATGGATGCGGAGCATATTGTCTTTTTGATGCAAGAGAACCGCTCATTTGATCATTGCTTTGGTACTCTTAAAGGGGTGCGTGGTTTTAATGACCCTCGAGCACTAAAATTACCTAATGGTCTTCCTGTGTGGGTACAGGGAAATAAAAAAGGAGAATATTTTGCTCCTTTTCATTTGGATATTGTTAATAGTAAATCTACTTGGATGGGTTCATTGCCACATGGTTGGCGAGATATGGTTGCAGCTCGTAATGGTGGTCGGATGGACAATTGGCTGGAAGCTAAAAGTTCAGGTATTAAAGATTATAAAGCTATGCCACTTACGATGGGCTATTACAACCGGGCAGATTTACCGTTCTATTATGCATTTGCAGATGCTTTTACGGTCTGCGATCAGCATTTCTGCTCTTCCTTGACAGGGACAAGTGCTAATCGGTCCTATTTTTGGACAGGAACAGTTCGTGAAAATCCACGTGATCCAGAATCAACTGCCCATGTGGATAATGGACAGATCAATTACAAAGATGTGAGTTGGAAATCTTATCCAGAACGCTTGGAGGAATCTGGAGTATCGTGGAAAGTATATCAAAATGAACTGAGTATCCCCGTAGGATTTGAAGGAGAGGAAGAGGATTGGTTAGCTAACTTTACCGATAATAATCTGGAATTTCACAAACAATACGGTGTACGTTATCATCCTGCACACCGTACTTGGATGGAATATAAATTGAACCAGTTGGAAAAAGAGGTAATCGATTTAAAAGATACAGTTGAAGAATTCAAGCTAAAGAAGCACATCGAGGATCTAAAACAAGATTTACAGCGTTTTTCAAAAGATAATTTCGCAAAGTTATCAGAGCTACATCAGGCGATTCATAAAAAAGCTTTTGTAACTAATGTGGGAGATCCTGATTATCATCGGGTAGAAAAATTGGTCTATGATGATGGTCAAGGCAAGCAGGAAGTTGATGTTCCTGCAGGAGATGTATTTTATCAATTTCGTAAAGATGTCAAAGAAAAGAAATTACCTACTGTATCGTGGTTGGTAGCTCCATGTCGTTTCTCTGATCATCCTGGATCTCCTTGGTATGGAGCCTGGTATGTTTCAGAAGCATTGGATATTTTGACAAAGGATCCTGAGGTCTGGAAAAAAACAATCTTTATTTTGACATATGATGAAAATGACGGATATTTTGATCATATTTCACCATTTGTCCCGCCAATGGAAGGGAATAAAGAGTCAGGTAAGACTGCCGTAGGTATTCATACGGCTGATGAGTACGTCACTAAAGAACAGGAGCGTAAAAGAACAGGGAAAATGGATTCTGAGCTGGAGAGTCCAATAGGATTAGGATTTCGGGTTCCGTTAGTAATTGCTTCACCTTGGACTAAAGGTGGATGGGTAAATTCGGAAGTTTTCGACCATACATCTTGTTTACAGTTTTTAGAACAATTTCTAAAGAAAAAAACTGGAAAACTTATCAAAGAAACAAATATTTCTTCATGGAGAAGAATGATCTGTGGTGATCTAACGTCTGTATTTCGTCAGGCGAGTGATACTTCTCATGATTCTTTACTTACTGTCAATCGAGATGAATATGTAGCGCGTGTATATACAGCACGATCAAAGAAATTGCCAACAGATTTTGTTCAGGTGCATTCTTCTGAATTGGAGCAAATTCGTGAAAATGGTATATTCAATTCCATTAAAGTTATTCAAGAGAAAGGTATCAAGCCTGCATGCGCATTGCCTTATGCATTGGATGTCAACGCCAAGTTGGACAATAATGGTTTTGAAATTACTTTTGAGACTACAGTTCCTGTTAAATCGAAGAAGAAAATCGGAGTTCCTTTTCAAGTAAGAGGACATATGAATTATGGATCGTTGGGGGTCGGTCAGGTTTGGAATTTTGCGGTCAAAGAAGATGAACCGTTAAAATATGTCTGGAATATGGATCAATTGAAAGACAATCATGTCGAAATGGAGCTGCATGGACCTAACGGCTTTTACCGCATGTTTAAGTTACATAAAGAAAGGCCGCATGCGATTGTGGTTAGACAGTATCAAAAAAAGGATGCAATAGCTTTGGAATTGAAACAGCTTAATAATTATTATACTTATTTAATCAGAGATAGATCGTATGGCAGCTTTGAATCCTTTGCTATAGGGCAATCGTTTTTAAATTCGAAAATACTTGACTTCACCCCAAGCCATGGCTGGTATGATCTGGAGGTAACTTGTAAAGAAGACCCTGAGTTATTATTTGTATTTGCAGGACATATTGAAAATGGGAAGCCAAGTAAAACCGATCCCTTAATGGGAAATGTTGTTAATCGCTCGTAGCGCGTATGAATATATGTTGTAGGGACACATAGTAGGGTATATAGCGTAAATCAATATAGGTTCCGTTCAATTTTTTGAACGGAACCTATTTTTTATGGATTAAAAACAAGCATCATATAGATGGCGAATAGGGCTAAATGAATGATACCTAAAATAGGTGTTGTTCTCTTACCTAAGAAGCTGATCAAGCTTAGTAAGAGCGTCATTGTGAATAAAATTGTCTCTGTGCCAGTTAAACCAAATAAAACCAACTTTCCTTTTAAAAGCCCGATGAGTAGAACTGCAGGAACTGTCAATCCAACGGTCGAAACAAAGGCGCCATGGCATAGATTGATACTTCTTTGGAATTCATTGTTGATTGCCGCTTTGATGGCAGTAATAGATTCTGGGGTAAATACAATGATAGCAATAAGTATTCCTCCTAATGCTACTGGAAGTTTTGCTGTAGCTATTCCGTAATCAACCACCACAGCCATTTGATGCGAAAGTAATACTATTGGTAAAATCATTAAAATAAGAAGAGCTGATCGAATCCAGATTTCTTTTTTGCTTTGAGATTTGTAGCTATCATCATGTATAGGATTTTGATCCTGTTTGGGATACGCAATTTCAAGCTTTCCTTTTTCAGGCTGTACATATAAATGGCTGTAATCTTTTAATTGATAATAAAGGAATGCCATGTACACGAGTATAGTTATAGTTGATATAAATATCGCTTGTAAAGTAGTATATGAACCATTGCCTGCTCCTTGTATAAAGTTAGGGAGTAAGAGTGAAGTAGCTCCAAGTATTACGATCATTGAAAAATATGACAATGTCCCTTGAGCGTTATATTC is a window encoding:
- a CDS encoding SusC/RagA family TonB-linked outer membrane protein; this translates as MMKPYSLNLIKKSTQMTLCAALLYAMQTEMVWANKIASHTYMGTVIDQELIKGVLRDQQGNPVDGGTIVNETNKQSTRTEFNGNFAIKGKTGDRLRISSLGYKTQFVEAGNTSLDIVLEKDASKLDEVVVTAIGIKQQKKQIGYATQEVKVDVLKESKTMNIGTALTGQVSGLIVNNPTGIFQAPSFQLRGKNPLIVVDGIPVETDFFDIPSQNIENINVLKGTAASSLYGLRGKDGAILITTKSAKNEGLEFSFGTTNMFSAGFTVFPESQKEFGSGSNGKYEFWDGADGGISDGDMTWGPKLNAGLKVPQWNSPIRDKVTGEVTPWWGDVKGTKYDDKSRYERVPTDWVSHNNLEDFLGTGLITENNATVSYRSEKVSIFGSGKYAFQKGQVPNTKLTTGGLNLNTSFRFRPEVQLDLNLSYNKVKSPNYPRYNYGPKNHMYTILLWMGNDVNGKELNEHHYIPGQEGYRQANYNYAWYNNPYFAAYELNQVYDQDVLQGQTALTWRVTPDFTLKGRASARQKNVFQDMQSPKSYMNYGDSRNGDYKNWDSNQLNFDADVLATYNKEFSDQFALTLNAGASTFKKTYRQLYQTTDGLVVPFIYSLGNTQGPAKAESLFNEKVVRSAYATVNLNLFKSTYLNLSGRNDWSSTFSKQNQSFFYPSVSLSSVVSDYFKLPEQIDFIKLYSSWASVSSDLDPYSILATYKKDVTYGSTPSVTYPAGIVNPNILPQQSNSLEVGAAFSLFKNRLSADVTYYDVVDKNQIIDLSISQATAFTSRKVNGNKYRTKGLEISLTGNIVKQQQFSWTSTVNWSRAVRRLEEIYNDQPKMGNLKKGDRADSYYATVWEKSADGQLVLNANTGMPIRNPFPQYLGYFQPDWQFGFANRFKVKNFTVNIDVDGSIGGVMNSTTIEKMWWGGKHPSSVLYRQEEYDAGKPIYVPEGVIVTGGELTRDVNGNITSDTRTYAQNTRAVDWQAWSQNYPYQARVTEAENKLFANVFDRSFVKLRRVSVGYDVNKIFKLKHLKALDASVFGYNLAMWKKVPYLDPDFGVGNDGNLQDPSTRYIGLSLDFKF
- a CDS encoding SusD/RagB family nutrient-binding outer membrane lipoprotein, with the translated sequence MKLVFKHIIFALVLFAGAGLQSCEKLTDVNNNPNEALITHPQALLTKVEWDAFRTWHGTSPLYALKMIVQTDGENANQIYNWQRGSFEQYGFLRNVTKMIEEAEKIGTTNYIALAKFFRAYYFYNLTLTFGDIPYSEATKGENGSLYIPKYDTQKEVFVGILKELDEANNLLKSNNNPINGDIIYAGNSEKWRKLINSFRLKVLLTLSRKSADFPVDIKSEFAKIYNGETLITNAAGSDDGQLIFLNQEGNRYPEFNSSGYGSGMYMDSTFIQRLQAHKDPRLFVLATQTRLGKEAGKALDDFSSYEGGDPIVPYADVNEKAVKGKLSKVHERFYKDPTAEPLVLMGYSELQFIIAEAIVRGWITGNDKECYVNGIKASFKFYENYAKNLNAYVDATRVESYLSQKLVNLDNANNSEEKLERILMQKYLRSFHQGGYTAYFDHLRTGYPSLLKADNVKIAYRWMYPQDEYNNNTVQVSEAIKRQFSGNDNINLQTWWLK
- a CDS encoding phosphocholine-specific phospholipase C, with amino-acid sequence MESRRQFIKKASALAGATAVVNWLPESIQRALAIEAPSGSTYMDAEHIVFLMQENRSFDHCFGTLKGVRGFNDPRALKLPNGLPVWVQGNKKGEYFAPFHLDIVNSKSTWMGSLPHGWRDMVAARNGGRMDNWLEAKSSGIKDYKAMPLTMGYYNRADLPFYYAFADAFTVCDQHFCSSLTGTSANRSYFWTGTVRENPRDPESTAHVDNGQINYKDVSWKSYPERLEESGVSWKVYQNELSIPVGFEGEEEDWLANFTDNNLEFHKQYGVRYHPAHRTWMEYKLNQLEKEVIDLKDTVEEFKLKKHIEDLKQDLQRFSKDNFAKLSELHQAIHKKAFVTNVGDPDYHRVEKLVYDDGQGKQEVDVPAGDVFYQFRKDVKEKKLPTVSWLVAPCRFSDHPGSPWYGAWYVSEALDILTKDPEVWKKTIFILTYDENDGYFDHISPFVPPMEGNKESGKTAVGIHTADEYVTKEQERKRTGKMDSELESPIGLGFRVPLVIASPWTKGGWVNSEVFDHTSCLQFLEQFLKKKTGKLIKETNISSWRRMICGDLTSVFRQASDTSHDSLLTVNRDEYVARVYTARSKKLPTDFVQVHSSELEQIRENGIFNSIKVIQEKGIKPACALPYALDVNAKLDNNGFEITFETTVPVKSKKKIGVPFQVRGHMNYGSLGVGQVWNFAVKEDEPLKYVWNMDQLKDNHVEMELHGPNGFYRMFKLHKERPHAIVVRQYQKKDAIALELKQLNNYYTYLIRDRSYGSFESFAIGQSFLNSKILDFTPSHGWYDLEVTCKEDPELLFVFAGHIENGKPSKTDPLMGNVVNRS
- a CDS encoding calcium:proton antiporter; this translates as MKIILNTKTIIRLLIIWIIVIGLMLFDQQIFRTTFSPIAAFTIFIVLLATILTASFGVVKEADELAHKLGEPFGTLILTLSIVTIEVVLIAAVMLGPAESPTIGKDSIFSVMMIIMNLVVGLCILLGSAQYKEQEYNAQGTLSYFSMIVILGATSLLLPNFIQGAGNGSYTTLQAIFISTITILVYMAFLYYQLKDYSHLYVQPEKGKLEIAYPKQDQNPIHDDSYKSQSKKEIWIRSALLILMILPIVLLSHQMAVVVDYGIATAKLPVALGGILIAIIVFTPESITAIKAAINNEFQRSINLCHGAFVSTVGLTVPAVLLIGLLKGKLVLFGLTGTETILFTMTLLLSLISFLGKRTTPILGIIHLALFAIYMMLVFNP